Proteins encoded by one window of Bubalus kerabau isolate K-KA32 ecotype Philippines breed swamp buffalo chromosome 22, PCC_UOA_SB_1v2, whole genome shotgun sequence:
- the LCOR gene encoding ligand-dependent corepressor isoform X1 yields MAAGGSGCTSSAGGGGGSGRGVNPRRSGRSRFPLCGGRRDHKGLTHIFNPPPKRFESILEGLFGPALLKDLSLFKDCEPESISDWTFDENCLFCCLRRDKVKGHLVGLDEPASGAGQEALLKQEQAKIIRFERQAEEFLNAVFCRKDSPWVSDPNIPLVAREIMQRMIQQFAAEYTSKNSSTQDPSQPNSTKNQSLPKASPVTTSPTAATAQNPVLSKLLMADQDSPLDLTVRKSQSEPSEQDGVLDLSTKKSPCAGSTSLSHSPGCSSTQGNGENSAEAIAVHSNHQSKSPLEKFMVKLCTHHQKQFIRVLNDLYTESQPGSEDLQSSDSGAMDASICDAGCAQLGTRHAEKDALCLNMKSSTSVDLPIDSGGSHSPPHLTEQALKEPLPETNSVDGREKTLTIVQKDSSELPTTKPNSMDNSTLGYLTAPNSSSLNFHRISKNPEGQTTEQEQDTDVKICEDGKDHVPSTALVENLIAVKAAAENNEESNSCIVSQRNSFKALSEEAWDSGFMGNSPRTADKENALQCSSKTPLRQDLEACEQDSRPKQENHLHSLGRNKMGYHLQPSDKSQFDHSKDGWLAPSPMPPVHKASNGHSRTKMIPTSIKTARKSKRASGLRINDYDNQCDVVYISQPITECHFENQRSILSSRKTARKSTRGYFFNGDCCELPTVRTLAKNLHSQEKASCSTVASEAVVTPKQTLVTSAPQPTVEVEHPREDKPEEPSKETTPLTEGDRDASPEKESQEPEVCLVMNNANPSGSPTSKETAASSPVWPLPAHLPEENPPEGSSMVSAPTGSEMSSPERDQQPAEVLSTEETSVPQVCPLLPSAESISEGGSDDVAPRPASPPETAEKEESPLCSESQSPSAGLDPPMSPGKAEEEPSVATEAETEDAQELDTDPLSKESSTLTNENPSEIEESEAAGGTEKLEGEDGDVKHPSEKDACDQNTESPEENLDKKKKGRKFLEASDRCLRSQLADSSSAERCLKNQSSDSSSLSADVKVSKSSGAKRSKKEGYPVGTTPESFPTEGCHTKAPEDTENPVVNEKTPEKDAEQEVEAGGVITRQTLKNMLVKEVKGEEGSLFPSSDPLATVGHPLPGEKLEIYVQSKLGENSTQELSESIPCTFPEQSQGKPGPVPAKETEEAVNETDSADSQHKDGDSDDVPSSTLGSSSSGNADTAVPPKWAPRLTRLTSSTYNLRHTHSLDSLDTIKVTSEKEAAQGSPIPKEKAASESGDPIDEGDVDPVVDEQPKFVEWCAEEENQELIANFNAQYMKVQKGWIQLEKEAQPTPRARNKSDKLKEIWKSKKRSRKCRGSLEVQKFSPVQMLFMTNFKLSNVCKWFLETTETRSLVIVKKVNTRLPGDIPPVKHPLQKYPPSSLYPSSLQAERLKKHLKKFPGATPAKNNWKTQKLWAKFRENPDQVEPEDGSDVSLSSSPEESVEEAKEGRSSHPPTSSPTPASTRILRKYSNIRGKLRAQQRLIRNEKVESPVGPAVESKQSCKSVCINPLMSPKLALQVGADGFPIKPKSPDATKARKGKQVPEVLPKAEVQNKRRRTEGGSTQDRKDKGPAMKASKERHVDGSTRISAAKKPAARDRSSQLPKKTSSKENKVKIPKKSPGKSCPPSRKEKENANKRPTQPSASDPVTKSAKQKGAGESSSRPQKATNRKQSSGKTRARPSTKTPENSAAQRKRKLKAKLDSSHSKRRRLDAK; encoded by the exons GGACACTTAGTCGGTCTGGATGAGCCAGCTTCGGGAGCTGGGCAAGAAGCTCTGCTTAAACAAGAGCAAGCAAAAATCATTCGATTCGAGAGACAAGCAGAAGAGTTCCTCAATGCAGTCTTTTGTAGAAAAG ACAGTCCCTGGGTCTCCGACCCCAATATTCCCCTAGTGGCCCGTGAGATCATGCAGCGAATGATCCAACAATTTGCTGCTGAATATACCTCAAAAAATAGCTCTACTCAGGACCCCAGCCAGCCCAATAGCACAAAGAACCAAAGCCTGCCGAAAGCATCTCCAGTCACCACCTCTCCCACGGCTGCAACTGCTCAGAACCCTGTGCTCAGCAAACTTCTCATGGCTGACCAAGACTCACCTCTGGACCTTACTGTCAGAAAGTCTCAGTCAGAACCTAGCGAACAAG ACGGTGTACTTGACCTATCCACTAAGAAAAGTCCGTGTGCTGGCAGCACTTCCCTGAGCCATTCTCCAGGCTGCTCCAGTACTCAAGGGAACGG TGAGAACTCAGCAGAGGCAATAGCAGTACATTCTAATCATCAGTCGAAGTCCCCACTGGAGAAGTTTATGGTCAAACTGTGCACACATCATCAGAAGCAGTTCATTCGTGTTCTGAACGATCTGTACACTGAGTCTCAGCCCGGCTCGGAGGACCTGCAGTCTTCTGATTCTGGAGCCATGGACGCCTCCATCTGCGATGCTGGCTGTGCCCAGCTAGGCACCAGACATGCAGAAAAGGATGCTCTGTGTCTCAACATGAAGTCTTCTACTTCTGTAGACTTGCCCATAGACTCTGGAGGCTCCCACAGCCCTCCGCATTTGACAGAGCAGGCCCTAAAGGAGCCTCTGCCTGAGACAAATTCTGTAGATGGACGAGAGAAGACTCTGACTATTGTCCAAAAAGATTCCTCTGAACTTCCAACCACTAAACCTAATTCAATGGATAATTCCACTCTGGGATACCTCACTGCACCGAATTCTTCCTCATTAAACTTCCACCGCATCTCTAAGAACCCAGAGGGGCAGACCACTGAACAGGAGCAAGACACAGATGTGAAAATATGTGAAGATGGTAAAGACCATGTGCCGAGCACAGCTTTAGTAGAAAATCTAATTGCAGTAAAAGCGGCAGCTGAAAATAATGAGGAGAGCAACAGCTGTATTGTTTCTCAAAGAAATTCATTCAAAGCTTTATCAGAAGAGGCTTGGGACTCAGGGTTTATGGGAAATTCACCTAGAACTGCTGACAAAGAGAATGCTTTACAGTGTAGCTCAAAAACACCTTTACGCCAGGACTTAGAGGCATGTGAACAAGATTCAAGGCCAAAGCAAGAGAACCATCTTCACTCcctaggaagaaataaaatgggtTACCATTTACAACCCAGTGATAAGAGCCAGTTTGATCATTCCAAAGATGGTTGGTTAGCCCCCAGCCCCATGCCACCTGTACACAAAGCATCGAATGGACACTCACGAACCAAGATGATACCCACCTCCATTAAGACAGCTCGGAAAAGTAAAAGAGCATCAGGGTTGAGGATAAATGATTATGATAACCAGTGTGATGTCGTTTATATCAGCCAGCCAATAACAGAATGCCACTTTGAGAATCAAAGATCGATATTATCTTCTCGGAAAACAGCCAGGAAGAGTACTCGAGGATACTTTTTCAATGGCGATTGTTGTGAGCTGCCAACCGTTCGCACGCTGGCCAAGAATTTGCACTCCCAAGAAAAAGCAAGCTGCTCAACTGTGGCATCAGAGGCAGTGGTCACTCCCAAGCAGACCCTTGTCACGTCAGCACCTCAACCCACAGTAGAAGTAGAGCATCCCAGAGAAGACAAGCCTGAAGAACCTAGTAAAGAAACAACCCCTCTCACGGAAGGAGACAGAGATGCATCACCTGAAAAGGAATCTCAAGAGCCAGAGGTTTGCCTCGTGATGAATAACGCAAACCCAAGTGGCTCCCCCACATCAAAAGAAACGGCAGCCTCCAGCCCAGTGTGGCCCCTCCCTGCTCATCTTCCTGAAGAGAACCCACCAGAAGGCAGCTCCATGGTCTCAGCTCCCACAGGAAGTGAGATGTCTTCCCCTGAACGAGACCAGCAGCCAGCTGAAGTGCTGAGTACAGAGGAGACGAGTGTACCCCAAGTCTGCCCCCTACTTCCCTCCGCAGAGAGCATTTCTGAGGGAGGCAGTGACGATGTTGCCCCCAGGCCTGCTTCGCCTCCTGAAAcagcagagaaagaggaaagccCTCTGTGTTCAGAAAGTCAAAGTCCCTCCGCGGGCTTGGATCCTCCCATGAGCCCAGGAAAGGCCGAGGAAGAGCCAAGTGTCGCTACTGAGGCTGAGACCGAAGATGCTCAGGAGCTAGATACCGACCCACTCTCGAAGGAAAGCAGCACTTTGACAAATGAAAACCCCAGTGAGattgaggaaagtgaggcagCAGGTGGTACAGAAAAACTAGAGGGAGAGGACGGTGATGTAAAACATCCTTCAGAAAAAGATGCATGCGATCAAAACACCGAGTCACCTGAAGAGAATCTGGACAAGAAGAAAAAAGGTAGAAAATTCCTGGAGGCCTCCGATAGGTGTCTGCGAAGTCAACTTGCAGATTCTTCCTCTGCCGAGAGGTGCCTAAAAAATCAAAGTTCAGATTCTTCCTCTCTTAGTGCTGACGTCAAGGTTTCTAAGAGTTCTGGTGCAAAACGCTCTAAAAAAGAAGGGTACCCTGTTGGGACAACACCCGAGAGCTTCCCTACTGAAGGCTGCCATACAAAAGCTCCAGAAGACACTGAAAACCCAGTTGTCAACGAAAAGACCCCTGAGAAAGACGCTGAGCAGGAGGTTGAAGCGGGTGGGGTGATCACCAGGCAGACTTTGAAAAACATGCTGGTGAAAGAAGTCAAGGGGGAAGAAGGAAGTCTTTTCCCCAGCAGTGATCCCTTAGCCACAGTTGGCCACCCCCTGCCTGGAGAGAAACTGGAAATCTATGTTCAGTCTAAATTAGGTGAGAACAGTACTCAAGAGCTCTCTGAAAGCATTCCTTGTACTTTCCCAGAACAATCACAGGGGAAGCCAGGACCTGTTCCTGCAAAGGAGACGGAGGAGGCTGTGAATGAAACAGACAGTGCCGACAGCCAGCATAAAGATGGCGATAGTGATGATGTGCCGTCTAGCACGCTGGGATCATCAAGTAGTGGAAATGCTGACACTGCAGTGCCCCCAAAATGGGCCCCGAGGCTTACAAGACTGACCTCCTCCACCTACAATCTAAGACACACTCATTCTTTGGACTCTTTGGATACTATAAAAGTGACTTCCGAAAAGGAAGCAGCACAAGGAAGcccaatcccaaaggaaaaggCAGCTTCCGAGAGTGGAGATCCCATAGATGAAGGTGATGTGGACCCCGTGGTGGACGAGCAGCCCAAGTTTGTGGAATGGTGTGCTGAGGAGGAGAACCAGGAGCTCATTGCCAACTTCAATGCCCAGTACATGAAAGTTCAGAAGGGCTGGATCCAGCTGGAGAAAGAAGCCCAGCCAACACCAAGGGCAAGGAACAAGTCTGATAAGCTGAAGGAGATTTGGAAAAGCAAGAAAAGGTCACGGAAATGTCGGGGTTCACTGGAGGTTCAGAAGTTTTCTCCTGTTCAGATGCTGTTTATGACAAACTTTAAATTGTCTAATGTTTGTAAGTGGTTCTTAGAGACAACTGAAACCCGGTCTCTCGTCATTGTGAAGAAGGTCAATACTCGTCTTCCAGGTGACATCCCACCCGTCAAGCACCCTCTTCAGAAGTACCCTCCTTCCAGCCTGTACCCCAGTTCACTACAGGCCGAACGCTTGAAAAAACACTTGAAGAAATTTCCCGGAGCTACTCCTGCCAAGAACAATTGGAAAACACAGAAGCTCTGGGCTAAATTTCGAGAGAATCCTGACCAAGTGGAGCCAGAGGATGGCAGTGACGTGAGCCTCAGCTCCAGTCCTGAAGAGAGTGTAGAGGAGGCCAAGGAAGGTAGAAGCAGCCATCCTCCCACCAGCTCACCAACCCCAGCCAGTACCCGCATCCTTAGGAAGTACTCCAACATTCGAGGAAAGCTCAGAGCCCAGCAGCGTTTGATCAGGAACGAGAAAGTCGAAAGCCCAGTTGGTCCGGCTGTGGAAAGCAAACAGAGTTGCAAGAGTGTGTGCATCAACCCTCTGATGTCCCCCAAGCTCGCCCTGCAAGTCGGTGCAGATGGGTTTCCCATTAAGCCCAAGAGCCCTGATGCAACGAAGGCAAGGAAAGGGAAGCAGGTGCCTGAGGTCTTGCCAAAAGCCGAGGTTCAGAATAAACGCAGGAGGACAGAAGGCGGCAGCACTCAGGACAGGAAGGACAAAGGGCCTGCAATGAAGGCCAGCAAAGAAAGGCATGTTGATGGGTCCACCAGAATCTCCGCTGCCAAGAAGCCAGCCGCAAGGGACAGAAGCAGCCAGCTGCCCAAAAAGACATCTTCAAAAGAGAATAAAGTGAAGATCCCTAAAAAATCACCTGGAAAGAGCTGCCCGCCctccaggaaagaaaaagagaatgcaAACAAAAGACCTACCCAGCCCTCTGCCTCAGATCCAGTGACAAAATCGGCAAAGCAAAAAGGGGCAGGTGAGTCCTCTTCCAGGCCACAGAAAGCCACAAATAGAAAACAGAGCAGTGGAAAGACTCGGGCCAGACCCTCAACAAAAACCCCAGAGAACAGTGCGGCCCAGAGAAAGCGAAAGCTGAAGGCAAAGCTGGACTCTTCCCACAGCAAACGAAGGCGGTTGGATGCAAAGTGA
- the LCOR gene encoding ligand-dependent corepressor isoform X4 has product MQRMIQQFAAEYTSKNSSTQDPSQPNSTKNQSLPKASPVTTSPTAATAQNPVLSKLLMADQDSPLDLTVRKSQSEPSEQDGVLDLSTKKSPCAGSTSLSHSPGCSSTQGNGENSAEAIAVHSNHQSKSPLEKFMVKLCTHHQKQFIRVLNDLYTESQPGSEDLQSSDSGAMDASICDAGCAQLGTRHAEKDALCLNMKSSTSVDLPIDSGGSHSPPHLTEQALKEPLPETNSVDGREKTLTIVQKDSSELPTTKPNSMDNSTLGYLTAPNSSSLNFHRISKNPEGQTTEQEQDTDVKICEDGKDHVPSTALVENLIAVKAAAENNEESNSCIVSQRNSFKALSEEAWDSGFMGNSPRTADKENALQCSSKTPLRQDLEACEQDSRPKQENHLHSLGRNKMGYHLQPSDKSQFDHSKDGWLAPSPMPPVHKASNGHSRTKMIPTSIKTARKSKRASGLRINDYDNQCDVVYISQPITECHFENQRSILSSRKTARKSTRGYFFNGDCCELPTVRTLAKNLHSQEKASCSTVASEAVVTPKQTLVTSAPQPTVEVEHPREDKPEEPSKETTPLTEGDRDASPEKESQEPEVCLVMNNANPSGSPTSKETAASSPVWPLPAHLPEENPPEGSSMVSAPTGSEMSSPERDQQPAEVLSTEETSVPQVCPLLPSAESISEGGSDDVAPRPASPPETAEKEESPLCSESQSPSAGLDPPMSPGKAEEEPSVATEAETEDAQELDTDPLSKESSTLTNENPSEIEESEAAGGTEKLEGEDGDVKHPSEKDACDQNTESPEENLDKKKKGRKFLEASDRCLRSQLADSSSAERCLKNQSSDSSSLSADVKVSKSSGAKRSKKEGYPVGTTPESFPTEGCHTKAPEDTENPVVNEKTPEKDAEQEVEAGGVITRQTLKNMLVKEVKGEEGSLFPSSDPLATVGHPLPGEKLEIYVQSKLGENSTQELSESIPCTFPEQSQGKPGPVPAKETEEAVNETDSADSQHKDGDSDDVPSSTLGSSSSGNADTAVPPKWAPRLTRLTSSTYNLRHTHSLDSLDTIKVTSEKEAAQGSPIPKEKAASESGDPIDEGDVDPVVDEQPKFVEWCAEEENQELIANFNAQYMKVQKGWIQLEKEAQPTPRARNKSDKLKEIWKSKKRSRKCRGSLEVQKFSPVQMLFMTNFKLSNVCKWFLETTETRSLVIVKKVNTRLPGDIPPVKHPLQKYPPSSLYPSSLQAERLKKHLKKFPGATPAKNNWKTQKLWAKFRENPDQVEPEDGSDVSLSSSPEESVEEAKEGRSSHPPTSSPTPASTRILRKYSNIRGKLRAQQRLIRNEKVESPVGPAVESKQSCKSVCINPLMSPKLALQVGADGFPIKPKSPDATKARKGKQVPEVLPKAEVQNKRRRTEGGSTQDRKDKGPAMKASKERHVDGSTRISAAKKPAARDRSSQLPKKTSSKENKVKIPKKSPGKSCPPSRKEKENANKRPTQPSASDPVTKSAKQKGAGESSSRPQKATNRKQSSGKTRARPSTKTPENSAAQRKRKLKAKLDSSHSKRRRLDAK; this is encoded by the exons ATGCAGCGAATGATCCAACAATTTGCTGCTGAATATACCTCAAAAAATAGCTCTACTCAGGACCCCAGCCAGCCCAATAGCACAAAGAACCAAAGCCTGCCGAAAGCATCTCCAGTCACCACCTCTCCCACGGCTGCAACTGCTCAGAACCCTGTGCTCAGCAAACTTCTCATGGCTGACCAAGACTCACCTCTGGACCTTACTGTCAGAAAGTCTCAGTCAGAACCTAGCGAACAAG ACGGTGTACTTGACCTATCCACTAAGAAAAGTCCGTGTGCTGGCAGCACTTCCCTGAGCCATTCTCCAGGCTGCTCCAGTACTCAAGGGAACGG TGAGAACTCAGCAGAGGCAATAGCAGTACATTCTAATCATCAGTCGAAGTCCCCACTGGAGAAGTTTATGGTCAAACTGTGCACACATCATCAGAAGCAGTTCATTCGTGTTCTGAACGATCTGTACACTGAGTCTCAGCCCGGCTCGGAGGACCTGCAGTCTTCTGATTCTGGAGCCATGGACGCCTCCATCTGCGATGCTGGCTGTGCCCAGCTAGGCACCAGACATGCAGAAAAGGATGCTCTGTGTCTCAACATGAAGTCTTCTACTTCTGTAGACTTGCCCATAGACTCTGGAGGCTCCCACAGCCCTCCGCATTTGACAGAGCAGGCCCTAAAGGAGCCTCTGCCTGAGACAAATTCTGTAGATGGACGAGAGAAGACTCTGACTATTGTCCAAAAAGATTCCTCTGAACTTCCAACCACTAAACCTAATTCAATGGATAATTCCACTCTGGGATACCTCACTGCACCGAATTCTTCCTCATTAAACTTCCACCGCATCTCTAAGAACCCAGAGGGGCAGACCACTGAACAGGAGCAAGACACAGATGTGAAAATATGTGAAGATGGTAAAGACCATGTGCCGAGCACAGCTTTAGTAGAAAATCTAATTGCAGTAAAAGCGGCAGCTGAAAATAATGAGGAGAGCAACAGCTGTATTGTTTCTCAAAGAAATTCATTCAAAGCTTTATCAGAAGAGGCTTGGGACTCAGGGTTTATGGGAAATTCACCTAGAACTGCTGACAAAGAGAATGCTTTACAGTGTAGCTCAAAAACACCTTTACGCCAGGACTTAGAGGCATGTGAACAAGATTCAAGGCCAAAGCAAGAGAACCATCTTCACTCcctaggaagaaataaaatgggtTACCATTTACAACCCAGTGATAAGAGCCAGTTTGATCATTCCAAAGATGGTTGGTTAGCCCCCAGCCCCATGCCACCTGTACACAAAGCATCGAATGGACACTCACGAACCAAGATGATACCCACCTCCATTAAGACAGCTCGGAAAAGTAAAAGAGCATCAGGGTTGAGGATAAATGATTATGATAACCAGTGTGATGTCGTTTATATCAGCCAGCCAATAACAGAATGCCACTTTGAGAATCAAAGATCGATATTATCTTCTCGGAAAACAGCCAGGAAGAGTACTCGAGGATACTTTTTCAATGGCGATTGTTGTGAGCTGCCAACCGTTCGCACGCTGGCCAAGAATTTGCACTCCCAAGAAAAAGCAAGCTGCTCAACTGTGGCATCAGAGGCAGTGGTCACTCCCAAGCAGACCCTTGTCACGTCAGCACCTCAACCCACAGTAGAAGTAGAGCATCCCAGAGAAGACAAGCCTGAAGAACCTAGTAAAGAAACAACCCCTCTCACGGAAGGAGACAGAGATGCATCACCTGAAAAGGAATCTCAAGAGCCAGAGGTTTGCCTCGTGATGAATAACGCAAACCCAAGTGGCTCCCCCACATCAAAAGAAACGGCAGCCTCCAGCCCAGTGTGGCCCCTCCCTGCTCATCTTCCTGAAGAGAACCCACCAGAAGGCAGCTCCATGGTCTCAGCTCCCACAGGAAGTGAGATGTCTTCCCCTGAACGAGACCAGCAGCCAGCTGAAGTGCTGAGTACAGAGGAGACGAGTGTACCCCAAGTCTGCCCCCTACTTCCCTCCGCAGAGAGCATTTCTGAGGGAGGCAGTGACGATGTTGCCCCCAGGCCTGCTTCGCCTCCTGAAAcagcagagaaagaggaaagccCTCTGTGTTCAGAAAGTCAAAGTCCCTCCGCGGGCTTGGATCCTCCCATGAGCCCAGGAAAGGCCGAGGAAGAGCCAAGTGTCGCTACTGAGGCTGAGACCGAAGATGCTCAGGAGCTAGATACCGACCCACTCTCGAAGGAAAGCAGCACTTTGACAAATGAAAACCCCAGTGAGattgaggaaagtgaggcagCAGGTGGTACAGAAAAACTAGAGGGAGAGGACGGTGATGTAAAACATCCTTCAGAAAAAGATGCATGCGATCAAAACACCGAGTCACCTGAAGAGAATCTGGACAAGAAGAAAAAAGGTAGAAAATTCCTGGAGGCCTCCGATAGGTGTCTGCGAAGTCAACTTGCAGATTCTTCCTCTGCCGAGAGGTGCCTAAAAAATCAAAGTTCAGATTCTTCCTCTCTTAGTGCTGACGTCAAGGTTTCTAAGAGTTCTGGTGCAAAACGCTCTAAAAAAGAAGGGTACCCTGTTGGGACAACACCCGAGAGCTTCCCTACTGAAGGCTGCCATACAAAAGCTCCAGAAGACACTGAAAACCCAGTTGTCAACGAAAAGACCCCTGAGAAAGACGCTGAGCAGGAGGTTGAAGCGGGTGGGGTGATCACCAGGCAGACTTTGAAAAACATGCTGGTGAAAGAAGTCAAGGGGGAAGAAGGAAGTCTTTTCCCCAGCAGTGATCCCTTAGCCACAGTTGGCCACCCCCTGCCTGGAGAGAAACTGGAAATCTATGTTCAGTCTAAATTAGGTGAGAACAGTACTCAAGAGCTCTCTGAAAGCATTCCTTGTACTTTCCCAGAACAATCACAGGGGAAGCCAGGACCTGTTCCTGCAAAGGAGACGGAGGAGGCTGTGAATGAAACAGACAGTGCCGACAGCCAGCATAAAGATGGCGATAGTGATGATGTGCCGTCTAGCACGCTGGGATCATCAAGTAGTGGAAATGCTGACACTGCAGTGCCCCCAAAATGGGCCCCGAGGCTTACAAGACTGACCTCCTCCACCTACAATCTAAGACACACTCATTCTTTGGACTCTTTGGATACTATAAAAGTGACTTCCGAAAAGGAAGCAGCACAAGGAAGcccaatcccaaaggaaaaggCAGCTTCCGAGAGTGGAGATCCCATAGATGAAGGTGATGTGGACCCCGTGGTGGACGAGCAGCCCAAGTTTGTGGAATGGTGTGCTGAGGAGGAGAACCAGGAGCTCATTGCCAACTTCAATGCCCAGTACATGAAAGTTCAGAAGGGCTGGATCCAGCTGGAGAAAGAAGCCCAGCCAACACCAAGGGCAAGGAACAAGTCTGATAAGCTGAAGGAGATTTGGAAAAGCAAGAAAAGGTCACGGAAATGTCGGGGTTCACTGGAGGTTCAGAAGTTTTCTCCTGTTCAGATGCTGTTTATGACAAACTTTAAATTGTCTAATGTTTGTAAGTGGTTCTTAGAGACAACTGAAACCCGGTCTCTCGTCATTGTGAAGAAGGTCAATACTCGTCTTCCAGGTGACATCCCACCCGTCAAGCACCCTCTTCAGAAGTACCCTCCTTCCAGCCTGTACCCCAGTTCACTACAGGCCGAACGCTTGAAAAAACACTTGAAGAAATTTCCCGGAGCTACTCCTGCCAAGAACAATTGGAAAACACAGAAGCTCTGGGCTAAATTTCGAGAGAATCCTGACCAAGTGGAGCCAGAGGATGGCAGTGACGTGAGCCTCAGCTCCAGTCCTGAAGAGAGTGTAGAGGAGGCCAAGGAAGGTAGAAGCAGCCATCCTCCCACCAGCTCACCAACCCCAGCCAGTACCCGCATCCTTAGGAAGTACTCCAACATTCGAGGAAAGCTCAGAGCCCAGCAGCGTTTGATCAGGAACGAGAAAGTCGAAAGCCCAGTTGGTCCGGCTGTGGAAAGCAAACAGAGTTGCAAGAGTGTGTGCATCAACCCTCTGATGTCCCCCAAGCTCGCCCTGCAAGTCGGTGCAGATGGGTTTCCCATTAAGCCCAAGAGCCCTGATGCAACGAAGGCAAGGAAAGGGAAGCAGGTGCCTGAGGTCTTGCCAAAAGCCGAGGTTCAGAATAAACGCAGGAGGACAGAAGGCGGCAGCACTCAGGACAGGAAGGACAAAGGGCCTGCAATGAAGGCCAGCAAAGAAAGGCATGTTGATGGGTCCACCAGAATCTCCGCTGCCAAGAAGCCAGCCGCAAGGGACAGAAGCAGCCAGCTGCCCAAAAAGACATCTTCAAAAGAGAATAAAGTGAAGATCCCTAAAAAATCACCTGGAAAGAGCTGCCCGCCctccaggaaagaaaaagagaatgcaAACAAAAGACCTACCCAGCCCTCTGCCTCAGATCCAGTGACAAAATCGGCAAAGCAAAAAGGGGCAGGTGAGTCCTCTTCCAGGCCACAGAAAGCCACAAATAGAAAACAGAGCAGTGGAAAGACTCGGGCCAGACCCTCAACAAAAACCCCAGAGAACAGTGCGGCCCAGAGAAAGCGAAAGCTGAAGGCAAAGCTGGACTCTTCCCACAGCAAACGAAGGCGGTTGGATGCAAAGTGA